GGATGAAGAATCTCAGCACCTTTTTCTTTTAGCTGTTAGAAATGTTGCAGAAGCTCAAGGAGGGGTGTCAGAGCTTGCGAAAAAAGCACATCTTGGAAGAGAGAGTCTTTATAAAACTCTCTCAGAAAAAGGAAATCCTAAGTGGCACACACTTGTCTCATTGATCATCGCACTTGGCCTTAATCTAAGATTGAGCTAGTGGCTCGTCTTTGCTTTCGTTTTCTTTTTTATAAAGATCTAAGATTGCTTCGCACGCAATCATTGATCGATCGGTTTTCCGGTCTTCAACATAACGTTTAGCGTAAAGCTCAGCAAAAGCCTGCTCAGCCTCTTCAGTGAGATAAATTGTTGCTTTGATTTTCTTAGTTGACTTAGCTTTTTCTTTATCTTGACTTTTCTCTTCCGTATGTTCTTTTTCTACTTTAACGGCTTGGCTCATAACCCATCCTTGTGGTTTTTACTTTTTAACCTCATAATATATAAGATGCTTATAAATATTTTGTCAACTCACTCCTCAAACGCTAAAAGATGGCAGACTACCAAACAAATAAGACGTCAGGGTTTTTCGGGACTTTCTTGATTTTTTGGAAGGTTCCAAGTAATGTATATAATTGTCATTATATACATTAGTTAGAGAATTCGAAAAGGTAGGGAGGTCAAATGTCTTTGATGGTGAACGGTGAGGGGAGTTTAGAGTGTTTTAGGCAATTAGACGTTTTAAGCTATGAAGAGGCAAAAAGTCAAAAAGCGAATTGGATTTGGAAACAACTGAGTCGGATTACGGTTCAAGAGGCCGTAGAGGTTTGGTTGCTGACTTTAAGCAAGACGACAAAGAAAAATTATCGAGCAGGCGTCAATCGGATGGTGGAGATGGAGATTTTGGATCCCTTGATGACATTGCAGGCTTTTACCCTTGTCAATCATGAAGTAAAGATCGATCAGATTAAGGGATTTTCTGAGTGGGCGGAATGTACACGTCAAGCAAGAGCTGCGTGTTACATTGCGTTTACGGGGTTTTTATATCGGAGAACAAAGGGGATCATCCCCAAAGCCCTTGCAAGCCAAGAAGGGCATGGAAAAACCTTTTTCAAGGTGTATGACAAGGTGAAAACAGCCGCGATGAGCCAGGCCCAATGGTCGGCGTTTTTAGAGGAGCTGGAGAACATTAGTTTTAGGGAGTGTTTGATCGCTAAAGTGATGCTCCAAGGGGGAAAGAGGGTGCGAGAAGTTCTGGATCTGGAGATTGATCAAATCCGTTGGGATCGAAGAAAGATTTCCTTTATGCAGTCTAAGATGAAAGGGATGAAAAAGGTGACGGTGATTACCTATCCCAAGACGGTGATGGAGCGATTGAGGGAGTACGTTGGAGAGAGGAAGGGAAGGGTTTTTGTCACCCGCACAGGAAAACCGGTTCACCTCAACAGGGTATCGGAAACTTTTGCGAAGGCGGGAAGAAAGGCGGGGACCCCCTTTAAGGTGACCCCTCATGTATTGAGGACATCCACGGTGACCTATTTGAAGCAGCAAGGATTCCAGGATAGCGACATCATGAAGGTGACAGGGCATGCTAGTGCCTCGATGGTGGCTTCCTACGACAAAACCTTCCAAGAGATCAATGCGACCGAAAAGGTGCAGCTCGTGAGTTAAAAAAAACATTTGACTTTCTATAATATAGATTTAATAAAGTAATTTTTAATTTAAATTATTTATTCATATTTAATTTATCTATTTTTTTGTGTTATTGTATTCCCAACATAAAAATTTCCATTTTGGAACGCCAAAAGGGAGCAAGGTATTTAGTCCGCCTTCTCCTCATTTTCATAGGATTAAATACACCCTAATTTAGGAGATTAAAATGGAAGCAACGTCAGTTCAACAACAACTACCTCCACCACTTTTGCCAAATAATGGCCCCTCAGCGGCCGGATCTTTAAGGGAAATTTGTCAAGAACCCGAAGATTTTTTAAAAGTGATTTCAACGATTAGCGAAGGCGTGAATTCCGAAAGTGTTTTTAAGCTACCTGCTAGTGAAACTCGACCTCATGATTTTTACATTGCTAAAAGAAAATTTTTTATTATTCAAGGGGAAATTAGTCGTGGAGTCCAAAGTGCTGCCTTTCGTGCTCTTGGCATTTCCCTTGATGATTGCTCAGAAGAACATTTGGTAATTAAGTACTCAAAAATGTCTTTTCGTCGTGAGGTTGAGTGTCTTAGTTTATTAACTCCTGAATCAAAGAAAAGCCCAAATATCGATCATTTTAAAGGCGTTTATAATGTTTGC
The Candidatus Neptunochlamydia sp. REUL1 DNA segment above includes these coding regions:
- a CDS encoding addiction module antidote protein; its protein translation is MAKSKKYQDWLIEKLRDHDEAVAYLNAALEESLKGDEESQHLFLLAVRNVAEAQGGVSELAKKAHLGRESLYKTLSEKGNPKWHTLVSLIIALGLNLRLS
- a CDS encoding tyrosine-type recombinase/integrase produces the protein MSLMVNGEGSLECFRQLDVLSYEEAKSQKANWIWKQLSRITVQEAVEVWLLTLSKTTKKNYRAGVNRMVEMEILDPLMTLQAFTLVNHEVKIDQIKGFSEWAECTRQARAACYIAFTGFLYRRTKGIIPKALASQEGHGKTFFKVYDKVKTAAMSQAQWSAFLEELENISFRECLIAKVMLQGGKRVREVLDLEIDQIRWDRRKISFMQSKMKGMKKVTVITYPKTVMERLREYVGERKGRVFVTRTGKPVHLNRVSETFAKAGRKAGTPFKVTPHVLRTSTVTYLKQQGFQDSDIMKVTGHASASMVASYDKTFQEINATEKVQLVS